One window of the Perca fluviatilis chromosome 5, GENO_Pfluv_1.0, whole genome shotgun sequence genome contains the following:
- the ampd1 gene encoding AMP deaminase 1 isoform X3, with translation MPKVLVPGPQKTDDKMRAFAEQVFASDTKAEDARDEISMFDVNEDCPIMHHEMAHHLHTDDDAEKRKRHQRSCTMAVPVAGAQTAGTSMVSLAVDTPTYLEVPDFQRVAIIGDYASGVTMDDFELSCKGLYRALNIREKYMRLAFQRFPRTASQYMREIEGETFKIEDQVQPVFISPPKNGEDPFDTKNLPKNLGYVARMKDGVIYVYNDAAAADKHQPKDLPCPDYNTFIDDMNFLIALIAQGPTKTYTHRRLKFLMSKFNVHEMLNEMEEMKELKLNPHRDFYNCRKVDTHIHAAACMNQKHLLRFIKRSYRVDAERIVHKLKGKEVTMKELFESLNLHPYDLTVDSLDVHAGRQTFQRFDKFNAKYNPVGASELRDLYMKTENHIGGEYFATIIKEVASDLEDAKYQYAEPRLSIYGCNPSEWHKLSSWFVKNRVFSPNLKWMIQVPRIYDIFRGRDFVPHFGKMLENIFLPVFQATIDPQTNPELSVFLQHVTGFDSVDDESKHSGHMFCTKSPKPEEWNHNKNPSYTYYIYYMYANIAVLNQLRRQRGMNTFTFRPHCGEAGAITHLLAAFMTADNISHGLNLKKSPVLQYLYFLTQIPIAMSPLSNNSLFLEYAKNPLLEFHKKGLVVSLSTDDPMQFHYTKEPLMEEYAIAAQVFKLSTCDMCEISRSSVLQSALSHEEKVHFLGKDYLKEGPEGNDIRKTNVAQIRMAYRYETLCYELNLIKEGLKSE, from the exons ATGCCTAAAGTCTTAGTGCCAG GTCCTCAGA AGACCGATGATAAGATGCGGGCCTTCGCGGAACAGGTCTTTGCATCGGACACTAAAGCTGAGGACGCCCGTGATGAAATCTCAATGTTTGATGTGAATGAGGACTGTCCCATCATGCACCATGAGATGGCCCACCATCTGCACACTGACGATGATGCTGAGAAACG AAAGAGGCACCAGCGCTCCTGCACTATGGCTGTGCCTGTTGCCGGTGCTCAGACAGCCGGTACCTCTATGGTGTCATTGGCGGTGGACACACCCACCTACCTGGAAGTGCCTGACTTCCAGAGAGTGGCCATCATTGGAGACTACGCCTCCGGG GTCACCATGGATGACTTTGAGCTGTCCTGTAAGGGTCTGTACCGTGCCTTGAACATCAGGGAGAAGTACATGAGGCTGGCCTTCCAGCGCTTCCCACGGACGGCCTCCCAGTACATGCGTGAGATTGAGGGAGAGACCTTCAAAATTGAAGATCAGGTGCAGCCAG TCTTCATATCTCCTCCAAAGAACGGTGAAGACCCCTTTGATACCAAGAACCTGCCAAAGAATCTGGGATATGTTGCTCGTATGAAGGATGGTGTCATCTATGTGTACAACGATGCTGCAGCTGCTGACAAACATCAGCCCAAAGACCTGCCCTGCCCCGACTACAACACCTTCATCGATGACATGAACTTCCTCATTGCTCTCATTGCACAGGGCCCGAC TAAGACTTACACTCACCGCCGCCTGAAGTTCCTCATGTCCAAGTTCAATGTGCATGAGATGCTGAATGAAATGGAGGAGATGAAGGAGCTGAAGTTGAACCCCCACAGGGACTTCTACAACTGCAGGAAG GTGGACACCCACATCCACGCTGCCGCCTGCATGAACCAGAAGCACTTGCTGCGCTTCATCAAGAGGTCTTATCGGGTTGATGCTGAGCGCATCGTGCACAAACTTAAGGGGAAAGAGGTCACCATGAAGGAGCTCTTTGAGTCCCTTAACCTGCACCCTTATGACCTCACTGTGGACTCCCTGGATGTGCACGCT GGAAGACAAACCTTCCAGCGTTTCGATAAGTTCAATGCCAAGTACAACCCTGTAGGAGCCAGTGAGCTGCGTGACCTGTACATGAAGACAGAGAACCACATCGGTGGAGAGTACTTTGCCACCATCATCAAG GAAGTAGCCAGTGACCTGGAGGATGCCAAGTACCAGTATGCCGAGCCGCGTCTGTCCATCTATGGCTGCAACCCCAGTGAGTGGCACAAACTCTCCAGCTGGTTTGTCAAGAACAGAGTCTTTTCTCCAAACCTCAAATGGATGATTCAAGTACCCAGGATCTA TGACATTTTCAGAGGCAGGGACTTTGTGCCCCACTTTGGCAAGATGTTGGAGAACATTTTCCTTCCTGTGTTCCAGGCCACTATCGACCCACAGACCAACCCAGAGCTCAGCGTCTTCCTCCAGCAT GTGACCGGTTTCGACAGCGTGGACGATGAGTCCAAGCACAGTGGTCATATGTTCTGCACTAAGAGCCCCAAACCAGAGGAGTGGAACCACAACAAGAACCCCTCCTACACCTACTACATCTACTACATGTATGCCAACATCGCTGTGCTCAACCAGCTCCGCAG ACAGAGGGGGATGAACACATTCACGTTCAGGCCTCACTGTGGTGAGGCCGGTGCCATCACCCATCTGCTGGCTGCCTTCATGACTGCTGACAACATCTCTCACGGCCTCAATCTCAAGAAG AGTCCTGTGCTGCAGTACCTGTACTTCCTGACCCAGATCCCCATCGCCATGTCCCCTCTCAGCAACAACAGCCTGTTCCTGGAATACGCCAAGAACCCGCTGCTGGAGTTCCACAAGAAAGGCCTTGTGGTTTCTCTGTCCACCGACGACCCCATGCAGTTCCACTACACCAAG GAACCCCTGATGGAAGAGTACGCCATTGCAGCCCAGGTCTTCAAGCTCAGTACCTGCGACATGTGTGAGATCTCCAGGAGCAGTGTTCTGCAGAGCGCCTTGTCTCATGAG GAGAAGGTCCACTTCCTGGGTAAAGACTACTTGAAGGAGGGTCCAGAGGGCAACGACATCCGTAAGACCAATGTGGCTCAGATCCGTATGGCATATCGCTATGAGACCCTGTGCTATGAGCTCAACCTCATCAAGGAGGGTTTAAAGTCTGAGTAA
- the ampd1 gene encoding AMP deaminase 1 isoform X1, whose protein sequence is MPKVLVPAEGGSPQKTDDKMRAFAEQVFASDTKAEDARDEISMFDVNEDCPIMHHEMAHHLHTDDDAEKRKRHQRSCTMAVPVAGAQTAGTSMVSLAVDTPTYLEVPDFQRVAIIGDYASGVTMDDFELSCKGLYRALNIREKYMRLAFQRFPRTASQYMREIEGETFKIEDQVQPVFISPPKNGEDPFDTKNLPKNLGYVARMKDGVIYVYNDAAAADKHQPKDLPCPDYNTFIDDMNFLIALIAQGPTKTYTHRRLKFLMSKFNVHEMLNEMEEMKELKLNPHRDFYNCRKVDTHIHAAACMNQKHLLRFIKRSYRVDAERIVHKLKGKEVTMKELFESLNLHPYDLTVDSLDVHAGRQTFQRFDKFNAKYNPVGASELRDLYMKTENHIGGEYFATIIKEVASDLEDAKYQYAEPRLSIYGCNPSEWHKLSSWFVKNRVFSPNLKWMIQVPRIYDIFRGRDFVPHFGKMLENIFLPVFQATIDPQTNPELSVFLQHVTGFDSVDDESKHSGHMFCTKSPKPEEWNHNKNPSYTYYIYYMYANIAVLNQLRRQRGMNTFTFRPHCGEAGAITHLLAAFMTADNISHGLNLKKSPVLQYLYFLTQIPIAMSPLSNNSLFLEYAKNPLLEFHKKGLVVSLSTDDPMQFHYTKEPLMEEYAIAAQVFKLSTCDMCEISRSSVLQSALSHEEKVHFLGKDYLKEGPEGNDIRKTNVAQIRMAYRYETLCYELNLIKEGLKSE, encoded by the exons ATGCCTAAAGTCTTAGTGCCAG CAGAGGGAGGAA GTCCTCAGA AGACCGATGATAAGATGCGGGCCTTCGCGGAACAGGTCTTTGCATCGGACACTAAAGCTGAGGACGCCCGTGATGAAATCTCAATGTTTGATGTGAATGAGGACTGTCCCATCATGCACCATGAGATGGCCCACCATCTGCACACTGACGATGATGCTGAGAAACG AAAGAGGCACCAGCGCTCCTGCACTATGGCTGTGCCTGTTGCCGGTGCTCAGACAGCCGGTACCTCTATGGTGTCATTGGCGGTGGACACACCCACCTACCTGGAAGTGCCTGACTTCCAGAGAGTGGCCATCATTGGAGACTACGCCTCCGGG GTCACCATGGATGACTTTGAGCTGTCCTGTAAGGGTCTGTACCGTGCCTTGAACATCAGGGAGAAGTACATGAGGCTGGCCTTCCAGCGCTTCCCACGGACGGCCTCCCAGTACATGCGTGAGATTGAGGGAGAGACCTTCAAAATTGAAGATCAGGTGCAGCCAG TCTTCATATCTCCTCCAAAGAACGGTGAAGACCCCTTTGATACCAAGAACCTGCCAAAGAATCTGGGATATGTTGCTCGTATGAAGGATGGTGTCATCTATGTGTACAACGATGCTGCAGCTGCTGACAAACATCAGCCCAAAGACCTGCCCTGCCCCGACTACAACACCTTCATCGATGACATGAACTTCCTCATTGCTCTCATTGCACAGGGCCCGAC TAAGACTTACACTCACCGCCGCCTGAAGTTCCTCATGTCCAAGTTCAATGTGCATGAGATGCTGAATGAAATGGAGGAGATGAAGGAGCTGAAGTTGAACCCCCACAGGGACTTCTACAACTGCAGGAAG GTGGACACCCACATCCACGCTGCCGCCTGCATGAACCAGAAGCACTTGCTGCGCTTCATCAAGAGGTCTTATCGGGTTGATGCTGAGCGCATCGTGCACAAACTTAAGGGGAAAGAGGTCACCATGAAGGAGCTCTTTGAGTCCCTTAACCTGCACCCTTATGACCTCACTGTGGACTCCCTGGATGTGCACGCT GGAAGACAAACCTTCCAGCGTTTCGATAAGTTCAATGCCAAGTACAACCCTGTAGGAGCCAGTGAGCTGCGTGACCTGTACATGAAGACAGAGAACCACATCGGTGGAGAGTACTTTGCCACCATCATCAAG GAAGTAGCCAGTGACCTGGAGGATGCCAAGTACCAGTATGCCGAGCCGCGTCTGTCCATCTATGGCTGCAACCCCAGTGAGTGGCACAAACTCTCCAGCTGGTTTGTCAAGAACAGAGTCTTTTCTCCAAACCTCAAATGGATGATTCAAGTACCCAGGATCTA TGACATTTTCAGAGGCAGGGACTTTGTGCCCCACTTTGGCAAGATGTTGGAGAACATTTTCCTTCCTGTGTTCCAGGCCACTATCGACCCACAGACCAACCCAGAGCTCAGCGTCTTCCTCCAGCAT GTGACCGGTTTCGACAGCGTGGACGATGAGTCCAAGCACAGTGGTCATATGTTCTGCACTAAGAGCCCCAAACCAGAGGAGTGGAACCACAACAAGAACCCCTCCTACACCTACTACATCTACTACATGTATGCCAACATCGCTGTGCTCAACCAGCTCCGCAG ACAGAGGGGGATGAACACATTCACGTTCAGGCCTCACTGTGGTGAGGCCGGTGCCATCACCCATCTGCTGGCTGCCTTCATGACTGCTGACAACATCTCTCACGGCCTCAATCTCAAGAAG AGTCCTGTGCTGCAGTACCTGTACTTCCTGACCCAGATCCCCATCGCCATGTCCCCTCTCAGCAACAACAGCCTGTTCCTGGAATACGCCAAGAACCCGCTGCTGGAGTTCCACAAGAAAGGCCTTGTGGTTTCTCTGTCCACCGACGACCCCATGCAGTTCCACTACACCAAG GAACCCCTGATGGAAGAGTACGCCATTGCAGCCCAGGTCTTCAAGCTCAGTACCTGCGACATGTGTGAGATCTCCAGGAGCAGTGTTCTGCAGAGCGCCTTGTCTCATGAG GAGAAGGTCCACTTCCTGGGTAAAGACTACTTGAAGGAGGGTCCAGAGGGCAACGACATCCGTAAGACCAATGTGGCTCAGATCCGTATGGCATATCGCTATGAGACCCTGTGCTATGAGCTCAACCTCATCAAGGAGGGTTTAAAGTCTGAGTAA
- the ampd1 gene encoding AMP deaminase 1 isoform X2 — MPKVLVPEGGSPQKTDDKMRAFAEQVFASDTKAEDARDEISMFDVNEDCPIMHHEMAHHLHTDDDAEKRKRHQRSCTMAVPVAGAQTAGTSMVSLAVDTPTYLEVPDFQRVAIIGDYASGVTMDDFELSCKGLYRALNIREKYMRLAFQRFPRTASQYMREIEGETFKIEDQVQPVFISPPKNGEDPFDTKNLPKNLGYVARMKDGVIYVYNDAAAADKHQPKDLPCPDYNTFIDDMNFLIALIAQGPTKTYTHRRLKFLMSKFNVHEMLNEMEEMKELKLNPHRDFYNCRKVDTHIHAAACMNQKHLLRFIKRSYRVDAERIVHKLKGKEVTMKELFESLNLHPYDLTVDSLDVHAGRQTFQRFDKFNAKYNPVGASELRDLYMKTENHIGGEYFATIIKEVASDLEDAKYQYAEPRLSIYGCNPSEWHKLSSWFVKNRVFSPNLKWMIQVPRIYDIFRGRDFVPHFGKMLENIFLPVFQATIDPQTNPELSVFLQHVTGFDSVDDESKHSGHMFCTKSPKPEEWNHNKNPSYTYYIYYMYANIAVLNQLRRQRGMNTFTFRPHCGEAGAITHLLAAFMTADNISHGLNLKKSPVLQYLYFLTQIPIAMSPLSNNSLFLEYAKNPLLEFHKKGLVVSLSTDDPMQFHYTKEPLMEEYAIAAQVFKLSTCDMCEISRSSVLQSALSHEEKVHFLGKDYLKEGPEGNDIRKTNVAQIRMAYRYETLCYELNLIKEGLKSE, encoded by the exons ATGCCTAAAGTCTTAGTGCCAG AGGGAGGAA GTCCTCAGA AGACCGATGATAAGATGCGGGCCTTCGCGGAACAGGTCTTTGCATCGGACACTAAAGCTGAGGACGCCCGTGATGAAATCTCAATGTTTGATGTGAATGAGGACTGTCCCATCATGCACCATGAGATGGCCCACCATCTGCACACTGACGATGATGCTGAGAAACG AAAGAGGCACCAGCGCTCCTGCACTATGGCTGTGCCTGTTGCCGGTGCTCAGACAGCCGGTACCTCTATGGTGTCATTGGCGGTGGACACACCCACCTACCTGGAAGTGCCTGACTTCCAGAGAGTGGCCATCATTGGAGACTACGCCTCCGGG GTCACCATGGATGACTTTGAGCTGTCCTGTAAGGGTCTGTACCGTGCCTTGAACATCAGGGAGAAGTACATGAGGCTGGCCTTCCAGCGCTTCCCACGGACGGCCTCCCAGTACATGCGTGAGATTGAGGGAGAGACCTTCAAAATTGAAGATCAGGTGCAGCCAG TCTTCATATCTCCTCCAAAGAACGGTGAAGACCCCTTTGATACCAAGAACCTGCCAAAGAATCTGGGATATGTTGCTCGTATGAAGGATGGTGTCATCTATGTGTACAACGATGCTGCAGCTGCTGACAAACATCAGCCCAAAGACCTGCCCTGCCCCGACTACAACACCTTCATCGATGACATGAACTTCCTCATTGCTCTCATTGCACAGGGCCCGAC TAAGACTTACACTCACCGCCGCCTGAAGTTCCTCATGTCCAAGTTCAATGTGCATGAGATGCTGAATGAAATGGAGGAGATGAAGGAGCTGAAGTTGAACCCCCACAGGGACTTCTACAACTGCAGGAAG GTGGACACCCACATCCACGCTGCCGCCTGCATGAACCAGAAGCACTTGCTGCGCTTCATCAAGAGGTCTTATCGGGTTGATGCTGAGCGCATCGTGCACAAACTTAAGGGGAAAGAGGTCACCATGAAGGAGCTCTTTGAGTCCCTTAACCTGCACCCTTATGACCTCACTGTGGACTCCCTGGATGTGCACGCT GGAAGACAAACCTTCCAGCGTTTCGATAAGTTCAATGCCAAGTACAACCCTGTAGGAGCCAGTGAGCTGCGTGACCTGTACATGAAGACAGAGAACCACATCGGTGGAGAGTACTTTGCCACCATCATCAAG GAAGTAGCCAGTGACCTGGAGGATGCCAAGTACCAGTATGCCGAGCCGCGTCTGTCCATCTATGGCTGCAACCCCAGTGAGTGGCACAAACTCTCCAGCTGGTTTGTCAAGAACAGAGTCTTTTCTCCAAACCTCAAATGGATGATTCAAGTACCCAGGATCTA TGACATTTTCAGAGGCAGGGACTTTGTGCCCCACTTTGGCAAGATGTTGGAGAACATTTTCCTTCCTGTGTTCCAGGCCACTATCGACCCACAGACCAACCCAGAGCTCAGCGTCTTCCTCCAGCAT GTGACCGGTTTCGACAGCGTGGACGATGAGTCCAAGCACAGTGGTCATATGTTCTGCACTAAGAGCCCCAAACCAGAGGAGTGGAACCACAACAAGAACCCCTCCTACACCTACTACATCTACTACATGTATGCCAACATCGCTGTGCTCAACCAGCTCCGCAG ACAGAGGGGGATGAACACATTCACGTTCAGGCCTCACTGTGGTGAGGCCGGTGCCATCACCCATCTGCTGGCTGCCTTCATGACTGCTGACAACATCTCTCACGGCCTCAATCTCAAGAAG AGTCCTGTGCTGCAGTACCTGTACTTCCTGACCCAGATCCCCATCGCCATGTCCCCTCTCAGCAACAACAGCCTGTTCCTGGAATACGCCAAGAACCCGCTGCTGGAGTTCCACAAGAAAGGCCTTGTGGTTTCTCTGTCCACCGACGACCCCATGCAGTTCCACTACACCAAG GAACCCCTGATGGAAGAGTACGCCATTGCAGCCCAGGTCTTCAAGCTCAGTACCTGCGACATGTGTGAGATCTCCAGGAGCAGTGTTCTGCAGAGCGCCTTGTCTCATGAG GAGAAGGTCCACTTCCTGGGTAAAGACTACTTGAAGGAGGGTCCAGAGGGCAACGACATCCGTAAGACCAATGTGGCTCAGATCCGTATGGCATATCGCTATGAGACCCTGTGCTATGAGCTCAACCTCATCAAGGAGGGTTTAAAGTCTGAGTAA